In the genome of Ensifer adhaerens, one region contains:
- a CDS encoding 2,3,4,5-tetrahydropyridine-2-carboxylate N-succinyltransferase translates to MHAADLAGLEKTIEAAFDNRDSVNTSTRGEVRDAVNEALDLLDSGKARVATRGEDGAWTVHQWLKKAVLLSFRLNPMEIVKGGPGESSWWDKVPSKFDGWSALEFEKSGFRAVPNCVVRRSAYIAPGVVLMPSFVNLGAYVGENSMVDAWATVGSCAQIGKNVHLSGGVGIGGVLEPMQAGPTIIEDNCFIGARSEVVEGCIIREGSVLGMGVYIGKSTKIVNRATGEIFYGEVPPYSVVVAGTLPGKPFPNGEPGPGLYCAVIVKTVDERTRSKTGINELLRD, encoded by the coding sequence ATGCACGCAGCCGATCTTGCCGGGCTCGAAAAGACGATCGAAGCCGCCTTTGACAACCGCGACAGCGTCAACACGTCCACGCGCGGCGAAGTGCGCGATGCGGTCAACGAAGCGCTGGACCTACTCGACAGCGGCAAGGCTCGCGTGGCCACGCGCGGCGAAGACGGCGCTTGGACCGTGCATCAGTGGCTGAAGAAGGCCGTGCTTCTCTCCTTCCGCCTCAACCCGATGGAAATCGTCAAGGGCGGTCCGGGCGAGTCGAGCTGGTGGGACAAGGTGCCTTCCAAGTTCGACGGCTGGTCGGCGCTGGAATTCGAGAAGTCCGGCTTCCGCGCCGTGCCCAACTGCGTCGTGCGCCGCTCGGCCTATATCGCGCCCGGCGTGGTGCTGATGCCGTCCTTCGTCAATCTCGGCGCCTATGTCGGCGAGAACAGCATGGTTGATGCATGGGCAACTGTTGGCTCCTGCGCACAGATCGGCAAGAATGTTCATCTCTCCGGCGGCGTCGGCATTGGCGGCGTTCTGGAGCCGATGCAGGCGGGCCCGACGATCATCGAGGATAATTGCTTCATCGGCGCACGCTCGGAAGTCGTCGAAGGCTGCATCATCCGCGAAGGTTCGGTGCTCGGCATGGGCGTCTATATCGGCAAGTCGACCAAGATCGTGAACCGTGCGACGGGCGAAATCTTCTATGGAGAAGTGCCGCCGTATTCCGTCGTCGTCGCCGGCACCTTGCCCGGCAAGCCCTTCCCGAACGGCGAACCCGGCCCCGGCCTCTACTGCGCCGTCATCGTCAAGACGGTGGACGAGCGCACGCGTTCCAAGACGGGGATCAACGAACTGTTGCGCGACTAA